The Fusobacterium sp. region ACTTATCAAGCAGATGATAAGTCTGTAGCATATTTTATTAACAATTTTGTAAGAAAATCAAGGTATTTATCTAGTGACTTAGTTCTTTATAAGAAGAACTATGAAGAGATAATGTTTTTTATGACTGATTCAACCAATAACAAATTAGAACAATTTTTAATTGATAGTGGCTACAGAGAAAAAATTAAAGAAAAGAAAACTGTAGATATTGAAATTCTATCTACATTGAAATTAACTGATGATACATATCAAGTTAGATGGATTGAGAAAACTTATGATGAATATGGAAAATTAAGAGGTAGAGATTTAATGGTAGGAGTTTATACATATAAATTTACTAATCCTAAAAATAAAGAAATGATTAAATATA contains the following coding sequences:
- a CDS encoding type IV secretion system protein — translated: MFNWRNKNKKQVIEKDNNNYTILGYANDLSSKTYQADDKSVAYFINNFVRKSRYLSSDLVLYKKNYEEIMFFMTDSTNNKLEQFLIDSGYREKIKEKKTVDIEILSTLKLTDDTYQVRWIEKTYDEYGKLRGRDLMVGVYTYKFTNPKNKEMIKYNPLNILITDISQSKETDSGKK